In Flavobacterium piscisymbiosum, the sequence TGAGATTTTACGAAGCTGCTAAAAAATGCGATATAATATATCTTTAGAATTATTCATTGACTATTTTTTACTATTTTTGCCAGCTGAATTATGAGAACTAAATTCAGGAGTTTTCATTAGATAAAATATTAAAAAAAGACAAATGATTTTACCAATTGTAGGATATGGTGATCCTGTTTTAAGAAAAGTGGGTGAGGTAATTACGCCAGAATATCCAAACTTAAAAGAAACAATAGCAAACATGTATGAAACCATGTACAACGCTTACGGAGTAGGACTTGCTGCGCCACAAGTGGGTATGCCAATTCGTTTGTTTGTTATAGATACTACTCCTTTTAGTGATGATGATGATTTACCTTCAGATGAGCAAAAAGATTTAAAAGGTTTCAAGAAAACTTTTATCAATGCTAAGATTGTAAAAGAAGAAGGTGAAGAATGGAGTTTTAATGAAGGTTGCCTGAGTATTCCTGATGTTCGCGAAGATGTTTACAGAAAACCAACCGTGACGATAGAATATTGCGAAGAAGATTTTGTAGTAAAAACAGAAGTTTTTGATGGTTTGATTGCTAGAGTTATTCAGCACGAATACGACCATATCGAAGGAGTTTTATTTACAGATAAAATATCATCTTTGAAAAAACGTTTGATTCAAAAGAAATTAAAAAATATTACCGAAGGCAAAACGTTTCAGGAATATAGAATGAAATTTGCTGCTGCTAAAAAAGGGAGATAATTGATCTAAGAAATTAGAATCAATAAAATATAATAAATCAAATTCTTAATACTAATTTTAATAAACATGAATTTAGAGAAAATTTTAGCCATTTCTGGGAAACCAGGTTTATATGTATTGAAAGTGCAAACTCGTACAGGCTTTGTGGCAGAATCATTGACAGACGGAAAAAAAATTACTGTTAACCTGAAAAGTAACGTTAGTTTGTTATCAGAGATTTCAATTTATACTTACGACGGAGAAAAACCATTGACTGAAGTAATGCAACGTATTGCTACTAAAGAAAACAAAGGTCAGGCAATTTCTCATAAAGAAGATAATGCTACATTAGCGGCTTATTTTAAAGAAATTCTTCCTGATTATGATGAGGAAAGAGTTTATCCTTCTGATATTAAAAAAGTATTAAACTGGTACAATACGCTTCAGACAAAAGGTTTAGTAACTGATTTAGCTCCGGCCGCTGCTGAAGCTCCTGAGGAAACTCCGGTTGTTGAAGAAAAAGCAAAAAAAGCGCCTGCTGCTAAAAAAGCAAAAGCTAAAAAAGAAGAATAGTAGTTTACTGCATTCAAATATATTAATCCTGTTGAGATGTTTTCTTGACAGGATTTTTTACTTTTACAATTACTTGTTACAATCCGAAAAAAAACTTCATAAAATGAGCAAAGAACTTCAACTTAAAGCCTTCGAAAGATTATTAATTATTATGGATGAACTTCGTGAGCAATGTCCGTGGGATAAAAAGCAGACTTTGCAGACTCTGAGACATCTTACTATCGAAGAAACTTATGAGCTTGGAGATGCTATTTTAGATAATGACCTAAATGAAGTGAAAAAAGAATTAGGTGATTTGCTGCTGCATATTGTTTTTTATGCGAAAATTGGGTCTGAAACCAACGATTTTGATATTGCAGATGTTTGTAATGAAATTTGCGAGAAACTAATTCATCGCCATCCTCATATTTATAGCGATACTATTGTTAAGGATGAAGAAGAAGTAAAACAAAATTGGGAAAAATTAAAGCTGAAAGAAGGTAAAAAATCAGTTCTGGAAGGTGTTCCAAGAAGTTTACCAGCTTTGGTAAAAGCAAGCCGAATTCAGGATAAAGTAAAAGGTGTAGGTTTTGATTGGGAAGAACCACACCAGGTTTGGGATAAAGTTCAGGAAGAATTAGAAGAATTGCAAGTAGAGGTAAAGTCAGGTGATCAGGATAAAATTGAAGCTGAATTTGGTGATGTTTTATTCTCTATGATCAATTATGCCAGATTTCTAAATGTAAATCCTGAAGATGCTTTAGAACGCACAAATAAAAAATTTATTAAGCGTTTTCAATATCTCGAAAGTAAAGCCGGAGAGTTAGGAAAACCTTTAATGGACATGACTTTGGCAGAAATGGATGTATTTTGGAACGAAGCTAAAAAGCTATAATTACTCCGCTATTTTTTTTAATGCTTTAATGTTTTTAAGCATGATTTTTTTACCTACTAATTCAATCAGATCCAGTTTGTTAAAATCAGATAATAATCTGATACAGCTTTCTGTAGCAGTACCTATTATGCCACCCAGTTCTTCCCTTGTAAGTTGAACTTTCAAAGTTTTATCTGCATTTTCACCAAAAGAATCATGCAATTGCAATAACGTTTCGGCCAAACGTTGTTTTACGGTTTTTTGAACTAAAGCAATTTTGTCATTTTCAGACTCTTTTAAATCTTCACAAACAGATTGCATCAGGTTCATTGAGAACTGATTGTTATTATTAAAAAAGTGTAAAATTTCAGTTTTAGGAATAAAACAAACTTCCATATCTGCAACTGCTTTGGCAGATAAATTGGCAGGTTCATTACTAATCATAGAACGTTGACCCAAAAGTTCCCCTGATTGTACCAGTTTTACAATCTGATCTTTTCCGTTTGCACTTAATTTAGAAAGTTTTCCAACACCATCTTTTATACAAAAAACGCCATTAGTTACTTCACCTTCTTCAAAAATGGATTCTCCTTTTTTAATTTTATAGGTAGTCTTGCTGTTAGCCAATTTTACAACTTCATCCTTATTAAGTGCTTTAAGAGAAGAAAGCTGTCGTACGATGCATTGATCACATTTATTCATGGCAAAAAATATTTATTGCAAAATTAACCAATATTAGCTTTGGTAGGTGCTATTATTCCTGAAAAAAATGCAGAAAAAATATATAATTGTTATTTCCCTGTTTTATTTCGTTAAATTTAGAATTCGATTTCACGATAACATGATAAATATCATTTTTATCGTCTCTAGTTTTTTTAACATTTGTTGTATCAAAAAAAGCAAATTTTATGAGTGAGCAGAGTTGTTTTCATTGTGGGTTAACCATAGCTAAAAATGAAGAAATCAATTTTGATGAAAAAAAGTTTTGTTGCAACGGATGTAAGACCGTTTACGAAATTTTTAGTCTTCATGATATGACCTGCTATTATGATTTTGAAAAATCGCCAGGTGCTACTCCGCAAGATATTAAAGGCAAGTATGACTTCTTAGACAATGAAGCAATTTTATCAAAAGTACTAGAGTTTCAGGAAGGAAATACGGCAATTGTTTCACTAAATATTCCTCATATTCATTGTAGTTCTTGTATTTGGATTCTGGAAAACTTAAACAGAATTCAACCGGGAATAAGTGTTTCACAAGTTAATTTTCCTGAAAAAAGAGTCCGAATTACATTCAATTCAGATCTCGTTTCCTTAAAAGCTATTGTTTATCTGCTAAGTTCTATTGGTTATGAACCTTATATTAGTTTAGAAAACTATGAAACAGGAAAAACAAATGTCGATAGAACTTTAACCTATAAATTAGGTGTTGCTTTTTTCTGTTTTGGAAATATAATGTTGCTGTCTTTTCCGGAATACTTTGAGATCAAAGAATTTTGGCTAGATAATTACAAACCATTTTTTAGAATTCTAATTTTTATTTTGGCTTTGCCAAGTTTTTTATATTCAGCAAGTGGTTATTATGTTTCGGCTTACAAAAGTATAAAATCAGGAATGCTCAACATTGATATTCCAATTGCTTTAGGG encodes:
- the def gene encoding peptide deformylase; translated protein: MILPIVGYGDPVLRKVGEVITPEYPNLKETIANMYETMYNAYGVGLAAPQVGMPIRLFVIDTTPFSDDDDLPSDEQKDLKGFKKTFINAKIVKEEGEEWSFNEGCLSIPDVREDVYRKPTVTIEYCEEDFVVKTEVFDGLIARVIQHEYDHIEGVLFTDKISSLKKRLIQKKLKNITEGKTFQEYRMKFAAAKKGR
- a CDS encoding DUF5606 domain-containing protein codes for the protein MNLEKILAISGKPGLYVLKVQTRTGFVAESLTDGKKITVNLKSNVSLLSEISIYTYDGEKPLTEVMQRIATKENKGQAISHKEDNATLAAYFKEILPDYDEERVYPSDIKKVLNWYNTLQTKGLVTDLAPAAAEAPEETPVVEEKAKKAPAAKKAKAKKEE
- the mazG gene encoding nucleoside triphosphate pyrophosphohydrolase; amino-acid sequence: MSKELQLKAFERLLIIMDELREQCPWDKKQTLQTLRHLTIEETYELGDAILDNDLNEVKKELGDLLLHIVFYAKIGSETNDFDIADVCNEICEKLIHRHPHIYSDTIVKDEEEVKQNWEKLKLKEGKKSVLEGVPRSLPALVKASRIQDKVKGVGFDWEEPHQVWDKVQEELEELQVEVKSGDQDKIEAEFGDVLFSMINYARFLNVNPEDALERTNKKFIKRFQYLESKAGELGKPLMDMTLAEMDVFWNEAKKL
- a CDS encoding Crp/Fnr family transcriptional regulator; this translates as MNKCDQCIVRQLSSLKALNKDEVVKLANSKTTYKIKKGESIFEEGEVTNGVFCIKDGVGKLSKLSANGKDQIVKLVQSGELLGQRSMISNEPANLSAKAVADMEVCFIPKTEILHFFNNNNQFSMNLMQSVCEDLKESENDKIALVQKTVKQRLAETLLQLHDSFGENADKTLKVQLTREELGGIIGTATESCIRLLSDFNKLDLIELVGKKIMLKNIKALKKIAE